One window from the genome of Dioscorea cayenensis subsp. rotundata cultivar TDr96_F1 chromosome 3, TDr96_F1_v2_PseudoChromosome.rev07_lg8_w22 25.fasta, whole genome shotgun sequence encodes:
- the LOC120251570 gene encoding ATP-dependent DNA helicase SRS2-like protein At4g25120 isoform X2, translating to MDKENLVAGDPRITSSFPAVKTHVPARKRSLESLSPIPFLRCSNAIRVPLSEIQTSDEPIKDQPLPPSALDEELDDSFLQEIDAICEQKSAAKEQKPEKRWGFVVDKYHEYLQKLNDEQREAACADISVPLMIIAGPGSGKTSTMVGRVLTLLQEGIAPANILAMTFTTAAASEMRDRIGLVVGKEVAKELSISTFHSFCLQLCRSHAGKLGRTSEFLIYGHAQQRRAVIEALRLAESEYQDGQDKIHKFEKTNGDCNAQAFKEKSKKWQKFVTQAKASGRIPEDSEKLGDKIGAAILRNYSHILASCNALDYHDFISSSVKLLSDFPEVYQECLGTWKAILVDEFQDTSSMQYCLLRILSSHGHVTIVGDEDQSIYSFNGADICGFNSFREDFPTHKEIRLTKNYRSTGCIVAAASSLIYNNAKRCKLKQVETDNSIGSKIIVKECHSEDSECAYIVDKILETTSQNLTDKCSFGKIAILYRRQVSGKAFQMSFRNRKIPFNVHGVAFYRKKVIRAIMSILRTTLPGCDDNSFQRAFKALLPIDKEEKKKIIEYVEKVSTVRNCSFISAAGEIFDAKISGTFKRTQLTHGRKVLSTLSMLTRLVQSEKSISVVISSTANLLPQKYLLEQRAVVDAEGGKLLNEDNDLRSVLQFLLDDVSNFLTAHFTDVDGESKIEEKGCLNILKAFIDYISEREAENFRSRRQENENSVTLTTIHQSKGLEWDIVFIVKFNGMVKKSGSNLEEERRLFYVAMTRARKKLYISYIIMGAYCQLLQPSRFLKEIPQHLLEIQAEATVKEIGKSPDLANFGSPQREPPIEVDHERTLNVRQVKSIPSVLDEPTEICRGNNFLQRFKLEERTIVSHLFHQWAKKQAFQHPKRLLDKVCFVIDERLTSKMNKHKDTLRSLKSCLNDDEAFQYAQYVLRWEKIPIDQRTHLMREKQEHFQKQRIETSMGSLEATPKQIAYLHKLGCTIAPSSRLHASRLIEQYKSL from the exons ATGGACAAAGAAAACCTCGTCGCCGGAGATCCAAGAATCACCTCCAGCTTCCCCGCCGTCAAGACCCATGTTCCTGCTCGCAAGCGCTCTCTCGAATCCCTCTCGCCGATCCCCTTCTTGAG ATGTAGCAACGCGATCCGGGTTCCGCTTTCTGAGATTCAAACCTCTGATGAACCGATCAAAGATCAGCCGCTACCTCCGAGTGCCCTAGATGAGGAGCTCGATGATTCCTTTCTTCAAGAAATCGATGCTATATGCGAGCAGAAATCCGCGGCGAAGGAGCAGAAGCCGGAGAAGCGTTGGGGTTTTGTTGTGGATAAGTACCATGAGTACTTGCAGAAGTTGAATGATGAGCAGAGGGAGGCAGCTTGCGCTGATATTTCTGTTCCTTTGATGATCATTGCAGGCCCTGGAAGCGGGAAG ACATCAACTATGGTTGGTCGTGTCCTTACACTGCTTCAAGAG GGTATTGCGCCGGCCAACATCCTGGCGATGACTTTCACAACAGCTGCAGCATCAGAGATGAGGGATCGGATTGGGTTGGTGGTCGGGAAGGAGGTGGCGAAGGAGCTCTCAATCAGCACATTTCACTCATTCTGTTTGCAGCTCTGCCGGTCACATGCAGGAAA GTTGGGCCGTACGTCTGAGTTTTTAATTTATGGGCATGCGCAGCAAAGGAGAGCAGTTATTGAGGCTCTGCGGCTAGCAGAGAGTGAATATCAGGATGGACAAGACAAAATTCACAAGTTTGAGAAGACTAATGGTGATTGCAATGCCCAAGCTTTTAAAGAGAAGTCAAAAAAGTGGCAAAAGTTTGTTACCCAG GCAAAAGCTTCTGGGAGAATTCCTGAAGATTCTGAAAAATTGGGTGATAAAATAGGA GCAGCAATTCTTCGAAATTATAGCCACATCCTGGCCTCATGCAATGCTTTGGATTACCATGACTTTATTAGCTCTTCTGTGAAATTGCTCAGTGATTTCCCTGAAg TGTATCAGGAGTGTTTAGGCACATGGAAAGCTATACTAGTGGATGAGTTTCAGGATACCAGTTCTATGCAATACTGTTTATTGAGGATTTTGTCTTCTCATGGGCATGTAACCATTGTGGGTGACGAAGATCAG TCCATATACAGTTTCAATGGTGCTGATATCTGTGGATTCAATTCATTTCGTGAAGATTTTCCAACTCACAAAGAG ATCCGATTGACAAAGAATTATCGCTCTACTGGGTGTATTGTTGCAGCTGCATCATCACTTATCTATAATAATGCCAAGCGTTGCAAACTAAAGCAAGTTGAAACAGATAATTCCATTGGCTCTAAA ATAATTGTTAAAGAATGCCACAGTGAAGATTCAGAATGTGCGTATATTGTGGACAAAATCTTGGAAACAACATCTCAAAATTTAACTGACAAGTGTTCCTTTGGTAAAATAGCAATTCTTTACCGAAGACAG GTATCTGGCAAAGCCTTTCAAATGTCCTTCCGGAACAGAAAAATTCCCTTCAATGTTCATGGTGTTGCATTTTATAGGAAAAAG GTTATCAGAGCCATTATGTCCATACTTAGAACAACACTGCCTGGTTGTGATGATAACTCGTTTCAAAGGGCATTTAAGGCACTTTTGCCAATTgacaaagaagagaagaaaaag ATTATTGAATATGTTGAGAAAGTATCTACTGTCAGGAATTGTAGCTTTATATCAGCTGCCGGTGAGATCTTTGACGCAAAGATTTCTGGTACTTTCAAAAG GACTCAACTCACTCATGGACGGAAGGTTTTGTCTACATTAAGTATGCTCACAAGGCTTGTTCAAAGT GAAAAGTCTATCTCAGTGGTTATCTCTTCTACAGCAAATTTGCTACCCCAG AAATATCTTCTTGAACAACGTGCCGTGGTTGATGCGGAAGGGGGGAAGCTACTAAATGAAGATAATGATCTAAGATCT GTCCTCCAATTCCTGTTGGATGATGTTTCCAATTTCTTAACTGCACATTTTACTGATGTAGATGGAGAAtctaaaatagaagaaaaaggtTGCCTTAATATTCTTAAGGCATTCATAGATTACATATCCGAGAGAGAAGCTGAAAATTTTCGATCTCGAAGGCAAGAAAATGAGAATTCTGTTACATTGACTACCATTCACCAG TCAAAAGGTTTAGAATGGGACATAGTATTTATTGTGAAG TTCAACGGCATGGTAAAGAAAAGTGGATCAAATCTAGAG gAAGAGCGCAGGCTATTTTATGTTGCAATGACACGAGCTCGCAAGAAGTTATACATCTCCTACATTATTATGGGTGCTTATTGTCAG TTGTTACAGCCTTCTCGCTTTCTCAAAGAAATTCCACAGCACCTCCTAGAAATTCAG GCTGAGGCCACTGTAAAAGAAATAGGAAAATCTCCAGATTTAGCTAATTTTGGTTCACCACAACGTGAGCCACCCATTGAGGTTGATCATGAGAGAACTCTAAATGTTCGACAAGTCAAAAGCATTCCATCTGTTTTGGATGAACCGACTGAGATATGCCGTGGAAACAACTTCTTGCAAAG GTTCAAATTGGAGGAGCGAACCATTGTATCTCATTTGTTTCATCAATGGGCCAAAAAACAAGCATTTCAACATCCCAAACGGCTGCTTGATAAG GTCTGCTTTGTAATTGATGAGCGTTTGACGAGCAAAATGAACAAGCACAAG GATACTCTGCGTTCTCTCAAATCATgtttaaatgatgatgaagctttccaaTATGCACAATAT GTTCTAAGATGGGAGAAAATTCCAATTGACCAGCGTACTCACTTAATGCGGGAAAAACAG GAGCATTTTCAGAAACAACGAATTGAAACCTCAATGGGATCATTGGAAGCTACTCCTAAGCAG ATTGCTTACCTACATAAGCTGGGTTGCACAATCGCACCTTCTTCCCGTCTTCATGCTTCAAGGCTAATAGAGCAATATAAATCTTTGTGA
- the LOC120251570 gene encoding ATP-dependent DNA helicase SRS2-like protein At4g25120 isoform X1 has product MDKENLVAGDPRITSSFPAVKTHVPARKRSLESLSPIPFLRCSNAIRVPLSEIQTSDEPIKDQPLPPSALDEELDDSFLQEIDAICEQKSAAKEQKPEKRWGFVVDKYHEYLQKLNDEQREAACADISVPLMIIAGPGSGKTSTMVGRVLTLLQEGIAPANILAMTFTTAAASEMRDRIGLVVGKEVAKELSISTFHSFCLQLCRSHAGKLGRTSEFLIYGHAQQRRAVIEALRLAESEYQDGQDKIHKFEKTNGDCNAQAFKEKSKKWQKFVTQAKASGRIPEDSEKLGDKIGAAILRNYSHILASCNALDYHDFISSSVKLLSDFPEVYQECLGTWKAILVDEFQDTSSMQYCLLRILSSHGHVTIVGDEDQSIYSFNGADICGFNSFREDFPTHKEIRLTKNYRSTGCIVAAASSLIYNNAKRCKLKQVETDNSIGSKIIVKECHSEDSECAYIVDKILETTSQNLTDKCSFGKIAILYRRQVSGKAFQMSFRNRKIPFNVHGVAFYRKKVIRAIMSILRTTLPGCDDNSFQRAFKALLPIDKEEKKKIIEYVEKVSTVRNCSFISAAGEIFDAKISGTFKRTQLTHGRKVLSTLSMLTRLVQSEKSISVVISSTANLLPQKYLLEQRAVVDAEGGKLLNEDNDLRSVLQFLLDDVSNFLTAHFTDVDGESKIEEKGCLNILKAFIDYISEREAENFRSRRQENENSVTLTTIHQSKGLEWDIVFIVKANDSEIPLLHEFNGMVKKSGSNLEEERRLFYVAMTRARKKLYISYIIMGAYCQLLQPSRFLKEIPQHLLEIQAEATVKEIGKSPDLANFGSPQREPPIEVDHERTLNVRQVKSIPSVLDEPTEICRGNNFLQRFKLEERTIVSHLFHQWAKKQAFQHPKRLLDKVCFVIDERLTSKMNKHKDTLRSLKSCLNDDEAFQYAQYVLRWEKIPIDQRTHLMREKQEHFQKQRIETSMGSLEATPKQIAYLHKLGCTIAPSSRLHASRLIEQYKSL; this is encoded by the exons ATGGACAAAGAAAACCTCGTCGCCGGAGATCCAAGAATCACCTCCAGCTTCCCCGCCGTCAAGACCCATGTTCCTGCTCGCAAGCGCTCTCTCGAATCCCTCTCGCCGATCCCCTTCTTGAG ATGTAGCAACGCGATCCGGGTTCCGCTTTCTGAGATTCAAACCTCTGATGAACCGATCAAAGATCAGCCGCTACCTCCGAGTGCCCTAGATGAGGAGCTCGATGATTCCTTTCTTCAAGAAATCGATGCTATATGCGAGCAGAAATCCGCGGCGAAGGAGCAGAAGCCGGAGAAGCGTTGGGGTTTTGTTGTGGATAAGTACCATGAGTACTTGCAGAAGTTGAATGATGAGCAGAGGGAGGCAGCTTGCGCTGATATTTCTGTTCCTTTGATGATCATTGCAGGCCCTGGAAGCGGGAAG ACATCAACTATGGTTGGTCGTGTCCTTACACTGCTTCAAGAG GGTATTGCGCCGGCCAACATCCTGGCGATGACTTTCACAACAGCTGCAGCATCAGAGATGAGGGATCGGATTGGGTTGGTGGTCGGGAAGGAGGTGGCGAAGGAGCTCTCAATCAGCACATTTCACTCATTCTGTTTGCAGCTCTGCCGGTCACATGCAGGAAA GTTGGGCCGTACGTCTGAGTTTTTAATTTATGGGCATGCGCAGCAAAGGAGAGCAGTTATTGAGGCTCTGCGGCTAGCAGAGAGTGAATATCAGGATGGACAAGACAAAATTCACAAGTTTGAGAAGACTAATGGTGATTGCAATGCCCAAGCTTTTAAAGAGAAGTCAAAAAAGTGGCAAAAGTTTGTTACCCAG GCAAAAGCTTCTGGGAGAATTCCTGAAGATTCTGAAAAATTGGGTGATAAAATAGGA GCAGCAATTCTTCGAAATTATAGCCACATCCTGGCCTCATGCAATGCTTTGGATTACCATGACTTTATTAGCTCTTCTGTGAAATTGCTCAGTGATTTCCCTGAAg TGTATCAGGAGTGTTTAGGCACATGGAAAGCTATACTAGTGGATGAGTTTCAGGATACCAGTTCTATGCAATACTGTTTATTGAGGATTTTGTCTTCTCATGGGCATGTAACCATTGTGGGTGACGAAGATCAG TCCATATACAGTTTCAATGGTGCTGATATCTGTGGATTCAATTCATTTCGTGAAGATTTTCCAACTCACAAAGAG ATCCGATTGACAAAGAATTATCGCTCTACTGGGTGTATTGTTGCAGCTGCATCATCACTTATCTATAATAATGCCAAGCGTTGCAAACTAAAGCAAGTTGAAACAGATAATTCCATTGGCTCTAAA ATAATTGTTAAAGAATGCCACAGTGAAGATTCAGAATGTGCGTATATTGTGGACAAAATCTTGGAAACAACATCTCAAAATTTAACTGACAAGTGTTCCTTTGGTAAAATAGCAATTCTTTACCGAAGACAG GTATCTGGCAAAGCCTTTCAAATGTCCTTCCGGAACAGAAAAATTCCCTTCAATGTTCATGGTGTTGCATTTTATAGGAAAAAG GTTATCAGAGCCATTATGTCCATACTTAGAACAACACTGCCTGGTTGTGATGATAACTCGTTTCAAAGGGCATTTAAGGCACTTTTGCCAATTgacaaagaagagaagaaaaag ATTATTGAATATGTTGAGAAAGTATCTACTGTCAGGAATTGTAGCTTTATATCAGCTGCCGGTGAGATCTTTGACGCAAAGATTTCTGGTACTTTCAAAAG GACTCAACTCACTCATGGACGGAAGGTTTTGTCTACATTAAGTATGCTCACAAGGCTTGTTCAAAGT GAAAAGTCTATCTCAGTGGTTATCTCTTCTACAGCAAATTTGCTACCCCAG AAATATCTTCTTGAACAACGTGCCGTGGTTGATGCGGAAGGGGGGAAGCTACTAAATGAAGATAATGATCTAAGATCT GTCCTCCAATTCCTGTTGGATGATGTTTCCAATTTCTTAACTGCACATTTTACTGATGTAGATGGAGAAtctaaaatagaagaaaaaggtTGCCTTAATATTCTTAAGGCATTCATAGATTACATATCCGAGAGAGAAGCTGAAAATTTTCGATCTCGAAGGCAAGAAAATGAGAATTCTGTTACATTGACTACCATTCACCAG TCAAAAGGTTTAGAATGGGACATAGTATTTATTGTGAAG GCAAATGACTCTGAAATTCCTTTGTTGCATGAGTTCAACGGCATGGTAAAGAAAAGTGGATCAAATCTAGAG gAAGAGCGCAGGCTATTTTATGTTGCAATGACACGAGCTCGCAAGAAGTTATACATCTCCTACATTATTATGGGTGCTTATTGTCAG TTGTTACAGCCTTCTCGCTTTCTCAAAGAAATTCCACAGCACCTCCTAGAAATTCAG GCTGAGGCCACTGTAAAAGAAATAGGAAAATCTCCAGATTTAGCTAATTTTGGTTCACCACAACGTGAGCCACCCATTGAGGTTGATCATGAGAGAACTCTAAATGTTCGACAAGTCAAAAGCATTCCATCTGTTTTGGATGAACCGACTGAGATATGCCGTGGAAACAACTTCTTGCAAAG GTTCAAATTGGAGGAGCGAACCATTGTATCTCATTTGTTTCATCAATGGGCCAAAAAACAAGCATTTCAACATCCCAAACGGCTGCTTGATAAG GTCTGCTTTGTAATTGATGAGCGTTTGACGAGCAAAATGAACAAGCACAAG GATACTCTGCGTTCTCTCAAATCATgtttaaatgatgatgaagctttccaaTATGCACAATAT GTTCTAAGATGGGAGAAAATTCCAATTGACCAGCGTACTCACTTAATGCGGGAAAAACAG GAGCATTTTCAGAAACAACGAATTGAAACCTCAATGGGATCATTGGAAGCTACTCCTAAGCAG ATTGCTTACCTACATAAGCTGGGTTGCACAATCGCACCTTCTTCCCGTCTTCATGCTTCAAGGCTAATAGAGCAATATAAATCTTTGTGA
- the LOC120282901 gene encoding probable sarcosine oxidase — translation MGSSGGDGDCEYDVIVIGAGIMGSCAAYELSKLGQTTLLLEKFDFLHHVGSSHGGSRTIRVTYPELYYPPMVLESFKLWEQAQSEIGYNVYTKTPQLDIGPSDNKSFLALISSCQANSIPFQFLNQSDVTKLFSGTFDLPEGWTAVVTELGGVLKPTKAVAMFQSLAIRHGAVLRDRMEVLDIKKDHNCGVQVFTVSGQRFKGRKCVVTVGAWTRKLVNSVTGMNLPIQPLHTSVYYWKVKEGKEDLFSPESGFPTFASYGEPYIYGTPVIEFPGLVKIALHGGSFCDPDKREWGRNSVVDSVRSWIELVMPKFVEAGEPVISQDCMYSMTPDEDYVIDFLGGEFGEDVVVAGGFSGHGFKLAPVVGRVVAEMVVVDGEVKGVEMKHFRIGRFAEDPKGNAKEHGDNQVNSL, via the coding sequence ATGGGAAGCTCCGGGGGTGACGGTGACTGTGAGTATGATGTGATAGTGATCGGTGCCGGAATAATGGGCAGTTGTGCAGCCTATGAGTTGTCAAAGCTTGGCCAAACAACACTTTTACTAGAAAAGTTTGACTTTCTTCACCATGTTGGTTCCTCTCATGGTGGTTCTCGCACCATCCGTGTAACATACCCAGAGCTTTACTACCCTCCCATGGTTCTTGAATCCTTTAAGCTCTGGGAACAAGCTCAGTCTGAGATTGGCTACAACGTCTACACTAAAACCCCTCAGCTTGACATTGGTCCTTCTGATAACAAGAGCTTCCTTGCTCTCATCTCATCCTGCCAAGCAAATTCAATACCTTTCCAATTCCTAAACCAATCTGATGTAACCAAGCTCTTCTCCGGAACATTTGATCTGCCGGAAGGATGGACGGCGGTGGTAACAGAGCTCGGCGGTGTTCTCAAGCCGACGAAAGCTGTGGCTATGTTTCAAAGTCTTGCAATTCGTCATGGTGCTGTTTTGAGAGACCGAATGGAAGTTTTAGATATCAAGAAAGACCATAACTGTGGTGTTCAAGTGTTCACGGTCTCCGGCCAACGGTTTAAAGGTAGGAAGTGTGTGGTGACTGTTGGAGCTTGGACTAGAAAGTTAGTTAATTCAGTTACTGGTATGAATTTGCCTATTCAACCTCTGCATACAAGTGTTTACTATTGGAAGGTGAAGGAAGGGAAGGAAGATTTGTTTTCGCCGGAAAGTGGTTTTCCGACTTTCGCGAGCTATGGTGAGCCTTATATATATGGTACTCCGGTGATCGAGTTCCCGGGGTTGGTGAAGATAGCATTGCATGGAGGGAGTTTCTGTGATCCTGATAAGAGGGAGTGGGGAAGAAACAGTGTTGTTGATTCTGTTAGGAGTTGGATTGAGCTGGTAATGCCCAAGTTTGTGGAAGCTGGTGAACCTGTGATATCACAAGATTGTATGTATTCAATGACACCTGATGAGGACTATGTGATTGATTTTCTTGGAGGGGAGTTTGGGGAGGATGTGGTGGTTGCCGGAGGGTTTTCCGGGCATGGTTTTAAGTTGGCTCCGGTGGTGGGGAGAGTGGTGGCGGAGATGGTGGTGGTGGATGGGGAGGTGAAAGGAGTGGAGATGAAGCATTTTAGGATTGGGAGGTTTGCAGAGGATCCTAAAGGGAATGCTAAGGAACATGGGGACAACCAGGTTAATTCTCTCTGA
- the LOC120257448 gene encoding uncharacterized protein LOC120257448 produces the protein MEALSSSIVPSRIVEPSLHGRHSALSDRLKVPAFRLVSCKSVEKFKPLILSRCERGFRALGKEVSGDGGMEEGPVTSEAGITPDEGLSLFEHDLSHHNSHGGRAAEQTEFLIPVNTASGASGSKPGLFRTPISGGVHSATSAHDLPRPALAVRNLMEQARFAHLCTVMSRMHHRRAFYPFGSLVDFAPDAMGHPIFSFSPLAIHTRNVLADPRCTLVVQIPGWSGLSNARVTIFGDITPLPAELQEWAHKQFIAKHQQWASQQWGNFHYFRMETISDVYFIGGFGTVAWLDVKEYEALQPDKIAADGGEQSLKELNAIFSKPLKTILSTEGEGEVDDAALISIDSKGTDVRVRQGAQFNIQRLSFEVDHSVETLEEAKKALQDLIDKNHKSKTHKRS, from the exons ATGGAAGCGCTCTCGAGCTCCATCGTCCCTTCACGCATCGTCGAGCCCTCCTTGCATGGCCGCCACTCAGCTCTGTCCGATCGCCTGAAAGTTCCCGCCTTTCGGCTTGTGAGTTGCAAATCCGTTGAGAAATTTAAGCCTTTGATCCTCTCCAGGTGTGAGCGTGGGTTTAGGGCTCTTGGCAAGGAGGTCTCCGGTGATGGCGGGATGGAGGAAGGCCCGGTGACGAGTGAAGCTGGGATCACTCCCGACGAGGGCTTATCTCTCTTTGAG CATGATTTGAGCCACCATAATAGTCATGGAGGCAGAGCTGCAGAACAAACAGAATTTCTAATCCCAGTTAATACTGCAAGTGGAGCATCTGGATCCAAGCCTGGGCTTTTCAGAACTCCTATTTCAGGTGGTGTGCACAGTGCAACCTCTGCTCATGATTTACCCCGACCAGCCTTAGCCGTTCGAAATCTTATGGAGCAA GCCAGGTTCGCTCATTTGTGCACTGTAATGTCTCGGATGCATCACCGCCGTGCATTTTATCCATTTGGTTCATTAGTTGATTTTGCACCTGATGCAATGGGCC atCCTATATTCTCATTTTCGCCACTGGCAATTCATACTCGGAATGTATTAGCAGACCCAAGATGTACTCTTGTTGTGCag ATACCTGGATGGAGTGGACTATCAAATGCTCGTGTGACTATATTTGGTGATATTACCCCACTACCGGCTGAACTACAG GAATGGGCCCATAAGCAGTTTATAGCAAAACACCAGCAATGGGCATCCCAACAATGGGGTAATTTCCACTATTTCAGGATGGAGACTATAAG TGACGTTTATTTTATTGGAGGCTTTGGTACTGTTGCTTGGCTTGATGTTAAAGAATATGAGGCTCTACAGCCCGACAAGATTGCAGCCGACGGTGGAGAGCAAAGTCTGAAG GAACTCAATGCAATCTTCTCAAAACCGCTTAAAACGATCTTGTCAacagagggagagggagaggtaGATGATGCAGCTTTGATATCTATTGACAGTAAAGGCACTGATGTCAGGGTCCGACAAGGAGCACAG TTCAACATTCAACGGTTATCATTCGAAGTGGATCACAGCGTGGAAACTCTAGAGGAAGCGAAGAAAGCACTCCAAGACTTAATAGACAAGAATCACAAATCGAAAACTCACAAAAGAAGCTGA